One Streptomyces coeruleorubidus DNA segment encodes these proteins:
- a CDS encoding TetR/AcrR family transcriptional regulator: MGEGNKGRRRGSARTPLSRERVIRTAVAVADEKGAAALTMRAIAEPLGVEAMSLYHHVAGREDILDGMVDAVFGEIDLPPRDMDWKSALRHRADSARAVLRRHPWAVGLMDSRSQPGPATLRHHDAVIGTLRAGGFSVPMAAHAVSLIDSYLYGFVLQELSLPFKGAAELDEVAGAILRDMPADTYPHLTELATEHVLKPGYDHADEFTFGLTLILDALHPDEAASA; encoded by the coding sequence ATGGGCGAGGGGAACAAGGGCCGGCGGAGGGGGTCGGCGCGCACTCCGCTCAGTCGCGAGCGCGTGATCCGCACGGCGGTCGCAGTGGCGGACGAGAAGGGGGCGGCCGCGCTCACCATGCGGGCCATCGCCGAACCGCTGGGCGTCGAGGCGATGTCGCTCTACCACCACGTCGCGGGCCGGGAGGACATCCTCGACGGCATGGTGGACGCGGTGTTCGGCGAGATCGACCTACCGCCGCGCGACATGGACTGGAAGAGTGCCCTGCGCCACCGCGCGGACTCCGCCCGTGCCGTCCTGCGGCGTCACCCCTGGGCGGTCGGTCTCATGGACTCCCGCTCCCAGCCCGGCCCCGCGACCCTGCGCCATCACGACGCCGTCATCGGGACGTTGCGCGCCGGAGGATTCTCCGTCCCCATGGCCGCGCACGCGGTCTCGCTGATCGACAGCTACCTGTACGGCTTCGTGCTCCAGGAGCTGAGCCTGCCGTTCAAAGGCGCGGCGGAGCTGGACGAGGTCGCGGGCGCCATCCTGCGCGACATGCCCGCCGACACCTACCCCCACCTGACCGAACTGGCCACCGAGCACGTCCTCAAGCCGGGCTACGACCATGCCGACGAGTTCACCTTCGGCCTCACCCTCATCCTCGACGCCCTCCACCCGGACGAGGCCGCGAGCGCATAG
- a CDS encoding NAD(P)-dependent oxidoreductase, with protein sequence MNTDRVKKVCIIGASGKLGQYMVGHALERGYEVVGVCRERSVPKLAAFEGRITVVPGPTDDPEVIRRAVAGCDGVLTVLVPWGVRQYASGTAQAVLDHARPGARLVFSCGWHITRDGKDRYSRLFTLGVRIAAVLGKLVRAVELDDQVEACRRVFASDTAWTVVRGSSLEEGESQGLPVWSRRVGDPVLASNLTRRVDFALFMVEALTDDTLIQEAPAIVGCRTPSALAHAGGSRA encoded by the coding sequence ATGAACACGGATCGCGTGAAGAAGGTCTGCATCATCGGGGCTTCGGGGAAGCTCGGGCAGTACATGGTCGGGCACGCGCTGGAGCGCGGCTACGAGGTGGTCGGGGTGTGCCGGGAGCGCAGCGTGCCGAAGCTGGCCGCGTTCGAAGGCCGGATCACCGTCGTCCCCGGGCCCACCGACGACCCGGAGGTGATCCGGCGGGCGGTCGCCGGGTGCGACGGGGTGCTGACGGTGCTGGTGCCGTGGGGTGTGCGGCAGTACGCCTCGGGCACGGCGCAGGCGGTGCTGGACCACGCACGGCCGGGCGCGCGCCTGGTCTTCTCCTGCGGCTGGCACATCACGCGCGACGGCAAGGACAGGTACTCGCGGCTGTTCACTCTGGGGGTCCGGATCGCCGCCGTGCTGGGCAAGCTCGTCCGCGCCGTCGAACTCGACGACCAGGTCGAGGCGTGCCGGCGGGTGTTCGCCAGCGACACCGCCTGGACCGTGGTGCGCGGCAGCTCCCTGGAGGAGGGCGAGAGCCAGGGCCTGCCCGTGTGGAGCCGGCGCGTGGGCGACCCGGTACTGGCAAGCAATCTGACGCGGCGGGTGGACTTCGCGCTGTTCATGGTGGAGGCACTCACGGACGACACGCTCATCCAGGAGGCCCCGGCGATCGTCGGCTGCCGGACCCCCAGCGCCCTCGCTCATGCCGGGGGGTCTCGCGCCTAG
- a CDS encoding oligopeptide/dipeptide ABC transporter ATP-binding protein: protein MSMSPTAPEVTTAPLLSAQDLHVTFPDRHGGPRARAVDGVDLDIRPGEVVALVGESGCGKTTLARCLLGLVEPTSGRVTFDGRPLEYSGRSLKAYRKRVQLVLQDPSGSLNPRHTVYDAVAEGLRIHRYGGDERTAVAEALSRAGLRPPERFFLRYPHELSGGQRQRVVIAGALVLEPELLVADEPVASLDASVRGEILALLLRLRNELGLSALVVTHDLGLAWNIADRVAVMYLGRIVETGAVEQVLTAPRHPYTQALLSVLPEAPGDPVVLTGEPPDPSRVPSGCRFHARCQILASGEAERAGVADACRTQDPEILDGSGTAQVACHWATR, encoded by the coding sequence ATGAGCATGTCCCCCACGGCGCCCGAGGTCACCACGGCACCGCTGCTGAGCGCCCAGGACCTGCACGTCACCTTCCCCGACCGGCACGGCGGCCCCCGGGCCCGCGCGGTGGACGGGGTCGACCTCGACATCCGGCCCGGCGAGGTCGTCGCGCTGGTCGGCGAGTCCGGCTGCGGCAAGACGACCCTGGCCCGCTGTCTGCTGGGTCTGGTCGAGCCGACCTCGGGCCGGGTCACCTTCGACGGCCGCCCGCTGGAGTACTCCGGCCGGTCCCTCAAGGCGTACCGCAAGCGCGTCCAGCTGGTCCTCCAGGACCCGAGCGGCTCGCTCAACCCGCGGCACACGGTGTACGACGCGGTCGCCGAGGGCCTGCGCATCCACCGCTACGGCGGCGACGAACGGACAGCGGTCGCCGAGGCCCTCTCCCGCGCAGGTCTGCGCCCCCCGGAGCGCTTCTTCCTGCGCTACCCGCACGAGCTGTCGGGCGGGCAGCGTCAGCGGGTCGTCATCGCGGGCGCGCTCGTCCTGGAACCCGAACTCCTCGTCGCCGACGAGCCGGTGGCGTCCCTCGACGCCTCCGTGCGCGGTGAGATCCTCGCCCTGCTCCTGCGGCTGCGCAACGAGCTGGGCCTGTCCGCGCTGGTCGTCACGCACGACCTGGGGCTGGCCTGGAACATCGCCGACCGGGTCGCCGTGATGTACCTGGGCCGGATCGTGGAGACGGGCGCGGTGGAGCAGGTCCTGACCGCGCCCCGTCACCCGTACACCCAGGCCCTGCTGTCGGTGCTCCCGGAGGCGCCCGGCGACCCGGTGGTCCTCACCGGCGAGCCCCCGGACCCGTCGCGTGTGCCGTCCGGCTGCCGCTTCCACGCCCGTTGCCAGATCCTCGCGAGCGGCGAGGCGGAACGGGCGGGCGTCGCCGACGCGTGCCGCACCCAGGATCCGGAGATCCTCGACGGCAGCGGCACGGCCCAGGTGGCATGCCACTGGGCGACGCGCTGA
- a CDS encoding ABC transporter ATP-binding protein encodes MTLLDVRDLTVTYAGGAAAVRGVDLRLDAGQKLGLAGESGCGKSTLALALLRLLPAGARITGEVLLDGEDVLTMKWGRVRAVRWAGASVVFQGAMHSLNAVHRIGDQIAEPILLHRKATPAGAKKKTGELLEHVGLPAARADAYPHELSGGQRQRVMIAMALACDPRLIIADEPTTALDVMIQAQILRLIEQLVADQDLGLIMISHDLAVLADTCDRLAVMYAGRVVEEGPARQVYEDARHPYARALSAAFPRIGDPASRFAPQGLAGDPPDPAALPSGCTFHPRCPVALESCPEEDPVLREAGPERRAACVLVGPPAEEPREARQAPDPEALEEARPSTP; translated from the coding sequence GTGACTCTGCTCGACGTCAGGGACCTGACGGTGACGTACGCGGGCGGGGCCGCGGCCGTGCGCGGGGTGGATCTGCGCCTGGACGCCGGCCAGAAGCTGGGCCTCGCCGGGGAGTCCGGCTGCGGCAAGTCCACGCTGGCGCTGGCCCTGCTGCGGCTGCTGCCCGCCGGGGCCCGCATCACGGGCGAGGTCCTGCTCGACGGCGAGGACGTGCTGACGATGAAGTGGGGCCGGGTGCGGGCGGTCCGCTGGGCCGGGGCCTCGGTGGTGTTCCAGGGCGCGATGCACTCCCTGAACGCCGTGCACCGCATCGGCGACCAGATCGCCGAGCCGATCCTGCTGCACCGGAAGGCGACCCCGGCCGGGGCGAAGAAGAAGACCGGGGAGCTGCTGGAGCACGTCGGCCTGCCGGCGGCCCGTGCGGACGCCTATCCGCACGAGCTGTCCGGCGGGCAGCGCCAGCGCGTCATGATCGCCATGGCGCTGGCCTGCGATCCGCGGCTGATCATCGCCGACGAGCCGACCACCGCGCTCGACGTGATGATCCAGGCGCAGATCCTCCGGCTCATCGAACAGCTCGTCGCGGACCAGGACCTGGGCCTGATCATGATCAGCCACGACCTGGCGGTCCTCGCCGACACCTGTGACCGGCTCGCGGTGATGTACGCGGGGCGGGTGGTCGAGGAGGGCCCGGCCCGGCAGGTGTACGAGGACGCCCGGCACCCGTATGCCAGGGCCTTGTCGGCCGCGTTCCCGCGCATCGGCGACCCGGCCTCCCGGTTCGCGCCGCAGGGGCTGGCCGGTGACCCGCCCGACCCGGCGGCGCTGCCGTCCGGCTGTACGTTCCATCCGCGCTGCCCGGTGGCGCTGGAGTCCTGCCCCGAGGAGGACCCGGTGCTGCGCGAGGCGGGGCCGGAGCGCCGGGCGGCGTGCGTCCTGGTCGGGCCGCCGGCGGAGGAGCCCCGTGAGGCCCGTCAGGCGCCGGATCCGGAAGCCCTGGAGGAAGCGAGGCCCAGCACGCCATGA
- a CDS encoding ABC transporter permease, translated as MTTTTETGPGPGPRALARQRRRASVARFWRQYRTERAGLYGLTALALCALLALFAPLFVGSDVSSVTDAPGRPMQSPSAGFPLGTDQFGRDLLGLVIWGSRVSLLVGLLAAVLSVAIGTLIGVTAGHFKGWYATVMMRITDWFLVMPTLVLAIALATVMSRSLTTTVVAIGVTTWPTTARLVRAQTLAVETRPYIERAKALGGGHWHIMSRHVLPNVMPLVLAQTTLIISSAILAEATLAFLGLGDPTVVSWGGLLQDAREAGAVSAGDWWYLVPPGIAIAVVALAFTLCGRAVESVLNPRLGVSR; from the coding sequence ATGACGACGACGACCGAGACGGGCCCAGGCCCGGGCCCGCGCGCCCTCGCCCGGCAGCGGCGCCGGGCCTCCGTCGCCCGCTTCTGGCGGCAGTACCGCACCGAACGGGCGGGGCTGTACGGCCTGACCGCGCTCGCCCTGTGCGCGCTGCTGGCGCTGTTCGCGCCGCTGTTCGTCGGCTCCGACGTGAGCAGTGTGACCGACGCGCCGGGGCGTCCGATGCAGAGCCCGAGCGCCGGGTTCCCGCTCGGCACCGACCAGTTCGGCCGGGACCTGCTGGGCCTGGTGATCTGGGGCTCGCGGGTGTCGCTGCTGGTCGGGCTGCTCGCGGCCGTGCTGTCGGTCGCGATCGGCACCCTGATCGGGGTCACAGCGGGCCACTTCAAGGGCTGGTACGCGACGGTGATGATGCGGATCACCGACTGGTTCCTGGTCATGCCGACGCTGGTGCTGGCGATCGCCCTGGCCACGGTGATGTCCCGCTCGCTGACCACGACCGTGGTCGCCATCGGCGTCACCACCTGGCCGACCACGGCCCGGCTGGTGCGCGCGCAGACCCTCGCCGTGGAGACGCGGCCGTACATCGAGCGGGCGAAGGCGCTCGGCGGCGGGCACTGGCACATCATGTCCCGGCACGTGCTGCCCAACGTCATGCCCCTGGTGCTGGCCCAGACGACCCTGATCATCTCCAGCGCCATCCTCGCCGAGGCGACGCTGGCCTTCCTCGGCCTCGGTGACCCGACGGTCGTGTCGTGGGGCGGGCTGCTCCAGGACGCGCGGGAGGCGGGCGCGGTCAGTGCCGGGGACTGGTGGTACCTGGTGCCGCCGGGCATCGCCATCGCCGTGGTGGCGTTGGCGTTCACGCTGTGCGGGCGGGCCGTGGAGTCCGTCCTCAACCCCAGGCTGGGGGTGTCGCGGTGA
- a CDS encoding ABC transporter permease — protein MTADATPALVEERKPAAGPRARRRSAYPRYLAGKVAGAAVSLLAVLVTSFFLFRLIPGDPVKTMTGGRQVSAEQLAAYREEFGLDLPLWRQFTDYCGKALTGDFGTSYQFRAPVVDKITEALPNTLLLTGTAFVLYTALGIFLGTRSAWRRGGLGDRINTGLALTLYSIPSFWLGLLLIIVLSVGIGPLPGMFPTGGMESGGKEGFAYVLDVAHHLVLPVVTLVAVEYGQTLLVTRSALLDEMGSDYLTTARAKGLRDDLVRRRHAVPNALLPTVTLIFINLGRTVAGVILVETVFSWPGLGGLFYQALSVPDLPLVQGLFFVFAAAVIVMNTLADLVYPLLDPRVAR, from the coding sequence ATGACCGCAGACGCGACACCCGCGCTGGTCGAGGAGAGGAAGCCGGCAGCCGGGCCCCGGGCACGCAGGAGATCCGCGTATCCGCGGTACCTCGCGGGCAAGGTGGCGGGCGCGGCCGTATCGCTGCTGGCCGTGCTCGTCACCAGCTTCTTCCTCTTCCGGCTGATCCCCGGCGACCCGGTGAAGACCATGACGGGCGGCCGCCAGGTCTCGGCCGAGCAGCTGGCCGCCTACCGAGAGGAGTTCGGGCTCGACCTGCCGCTGTGGCGGCAGTTCACGGACTACTGCGGCAAGGCGCTCACCGGCGACTTCGGGACGTCGTACCAGTTCCGTGCTCCTGTCGTCGACAAGATCACCGAGGCGCTGCCGAACACCCTGCTGCTGACCGGGACCGCCTTCGTCCTCTACACCGCGCTGGGCATCTTCCTCGGCACCCGCTCGGCGTGGCGGCGCGGCGGACTCGGCGACCGGATCAACACCGGCCTGGCGCTGACGCTGTACTCCATCCCGTCCTTCTGGCTCGGGCTGCTGCTGATCATCGTGCTGTCGGTGGGCATCGGCCCGCTCCCGGGCATGTTCCCGACCGGTGGCATGGAGTCGGGCGGCAAGGAGGGCTTCGCCTACGTCCTCGACGTGGCGCACCATCTGGTGCTGCCGGTGGTGACGCTGGTGGCCGTGGAGTACGGGCAGACGCTGCTGGTCACGCGGTCGGCGCTGCTGGACGAGATGGGCAGCGACTATCTGACGACCGCGCGGGCCAAGGGGCTGCGCGACGACCTGGTGCGGCGCCGGCACGCCGTGCCGAACGCCCTGCTGCCGACCGTGACACTGATCTTCATCAATCTCGGCCGGACGGTGGCGGGCGTGATCCTGGTCGAGACGGTGTTCTCCTGGCCGGGCCTCGGCGGGCTGTTCTACCAGGCGCTGAGCGTGCCCGACCTGCCGCTGGTGCAGGGGCTGTTCTTCGTGTTCGCCGCCGCGGTGATCGTGATGAACACCCTCGCCGACCTGGTCTATCCGCTGCTTGACCCCCGGGTGGCCCGATGA
- a CDS encoding ABC transporter substrate-binding protein, with the protein MGTKDQTRSLPRGLRLVAVAGAAALTLTAGLATPLDPAPRQARAADDGKKVLTVAVAQSVDSLSPFLAVRLLSTSIHRLMYEYLTNYDPKDNHAIPGLATKWEPSPDKLTWTYTIRSNSKWSDGKQATAEDAAWTFNKMMTDSGAATANGSYVGNFKKVTAPSPTKLVIELKKPQATMTALDVPIVPKHVWEKVSDFSEFNNDKSFPVVGNGPFVLTGYKADSYVRLKANKSFWRGSPKFDELVFRYYKDQDAAVSALRKGEVSFVAGSPSLTPAQAASLEGAENIKVNDAPGRRFYALATNPGAKAKNGEKFGDGHPSLLDQRVRNALFKAVDRKAIIDKVFQGHAVEGEGYIPPRFSQYFWKPSGSQKLTYDPAEAARMLDQAGYEKNGDGKRVGKDGKPISYRVLCHATDPNDKAVGKYLQEWWGKLGIGVQLNCLDNVTDPWLAGKYDLAFDGWSVNPDPDFVLSIHTCGALPATPKDTGATDNFICDKKYDELYAQQLAEYDPAKRADIVKQMESRLYDLGYMNVMAYPNAVEAYRTDQIKSITTMPAKAGNIYGQDGYWSWWSAVPAQSSGSSDTASSTGVVLGIVGGVVVLAGLGVFAAMRRRSTAEDRE; encoded by the coding sequence ATGGGCACGAAAGATCAGACACGCAGCCTCCCGCGCGGCCTCAGGCTCGTCGCCGTGGCCGGAGCGGCCGCGCTCACCCTCACCGCCGGTCTCGCGACCCCGCTCGACCCGGCGCCCCGGCAGGCCCGGGCGGCCGACGACGGCAAGAAGGTGCTGACCGTCGCGGTGGCGCAGAGCGTGGACTCGCTCAGCCCGTTCCTGGCGGTCCGGCTGCTCAGTACGAGCATTCACCGGCTCATGTACGAGTACCTGACGAACTACGACCCCAAGGACAACCACGCCATCCCGGGCCTGGCCACCAAGTGGGAGCCGTCGCCGGACAAGCTGACCTGGACGTACACGATCCGCTCCAACTCCAAGTGGTCGGACGGCAAGCAGGCCACCGCCGAGGACGCGGCGTGGACGTTCAACAAGATGATGACCGACTCCGGCGCGGCCACGGCGAACGGCAGCTACGTCGGGAACTTCAAGAAGGTGACGGCCCCGAGCCCCACCAAGCTGGTCATCGAGCTGAAGAAGCCGCAGGCCACGATGACCGCGCTCGATGTGCCGATCGTGCCGAAGCACGTGTGGGAGAAGGTCTCGGACTTCTCCGAGTTCAACAACGACAAGAGCTTCCCGGTGGTGGGCAACGGACCGTTCGTGCTGACCGGGTACAAGGCCGACAGCTACGTCCGGCTCAAGGCCAACAAGAGCTTCTGGCGCGGGTCGCCGAAGTTCGACGAGCTGGTCTTCCGCTACTACAAGGACCAGGACGCGGCGGTGTCGGCGCTGCGCAAGGGCGAGGTGTCGTTCGTCGCCGGTTCGCCGTCCCTGACACCCGCTCAGGCCGCGTCCCTGGAGGGCGCGGAGAACATCAAGGTCAACGACGCCCCCGGCCGCCGTTTCTACGCCCTCGCCACCAACCCGGGCGCGAAGGCGAAGAACGGCGAGAAGTTCGGCGACGGCCACCCGTCCCTGCTGGACCAGCGGGTGCGGAACGCGCTGTTCAAGGCCGTCGACCGCAAGGCCATCATCGACAAGGTGTTCCAGGGGCACGCCGTCGAGGGCGAGGGCTACATCCCGCCACGCTTCTCGCAGTACTTCTGGAAGCCGTCCGGCAGCCAGAAGCTGACGTACGACCCGGCCGAGGCGGCCCGGATGCTCGACCAGGCGGGGTACGAGAAGAACGGCGACGGCAAGCGCGTCGGCAAGGACGGCAAGCCCATCAGCTACCGCGTCCTGTGCCACGCCACCGACCCCAACGACAAGGCGGTCGGCAAGTACCTCCAGGAGTGGTGGGGCAAGCTCGGCATCGGCGTCCAGCTCAACTGCCTGGACAACGTGACCGACCCCTGGCTCGCCGGCAAGTACGACCTGGCCTTCGACGGCTGGTCGGTCAACCCGGACCCGGACTTCGTGCTGTCCATCCACACCTGCGGGGCGCTCCCGGCGACCCCGAAGGACACGGGCGCGACCGACAACTTCATCTGCGACAAGAAGTACGACGAGCTCTACGCCCAGCAGCTCGCCGAGTACGACCCCGCCAAACGGGCGGACATCGTCAAGCAGATGGAGTCGCGGCTGTACGACCTCGGGTACATGAACGTCATGGCGTATCCGAACGCGGTCGAGGCCTACCGGACGGACCAGATCAAGTCCATCACGACCATGCCGGCGAAGGCGGGGAACATCTACGGCCAGGACGGCTACTGGAGCTGGTGGTCGGCGGTCCCGGCGCAGTCGAGCGGCTCGTCGGACACCGCGTCGTCGACGGGGGTCGTGCTCGGGATCGTCGGAGGTGTCGTGGTCCTCGCCGGGCTCGGCGTCTTCGCGGCGATGCGGCGGCGCTCCACCGCCGAGGACCGCGAGTAG